Proteins co-encoded in one Papaver somniferum cultivar HN1 chromosome 5, ASM357369v1, whole genome shotgun sequence genomic window:
- the LOC113283796 gene encoding F-box/kelch-repeat protein At1g57790-like isoform X2, with protein sequence MIEMVCLDKRGYIDYLVVSINMSRLDFSKMSWVEVNSLGDKVLFLGENTNACCSAAELDLSKGCLYYTLLKDKSLYMFDVEDKCITTILPCSKLPTPWFSSEWIMMPLTVSVADGGRIMESMSSKVRQEDYTIKSKEMEDIISEDDCEALRKKQKVENLEEPRPWMVINEDIVESIISHLHPVDFSHFRAVCKAYKVPIMKQISVDIRSTHVTPWLLFSTENGTHYNFVNPMHNNEKYFMKLPELLAGAVIRCQKGGWLLMSKARCTLFFYNPFTKETIQILELESDYGFSGILFSSLPTCSDCVVFGITQNNEKKISIEIIKRGNDFWETDEFENRDLEKYMPAFNQPVFHKSKFYCVDFKGTLGAFDEDFESSA encoded by the exons aTGATTGAAATGGTGTGTTTGGACAAAAGAGGTTACATTGATTATCTGGTtgtctcaataaatatgtcgaggTTGGATTTCTCTAAGATGTCTTGGGTGGAAGTGAATAGTTTAGGTGATAAAGTGTTGTTTCTTGGCGAAAATACGAATGCTTGCTGCTCAGCGGCCGAGTTGGATCTTAGCAAGGGTTGCCTGTATTACACATTGCTGAAAGATAAAAGTTTATACATGTTCGATGTAGAGGACAAATGCATTACGACTATCTTGCCTTGTTCCAAATTGCCAACGCCATGGTTTTCCTCGGAGTGGATAATGATGCCTCTGACTGTTAG TGTCGCGGATGGAGGAAGAATTATGGAAAGTATGTCAAGCAAAGTCAGACAAGAGGATTACACGATAAAGTCTAAGGAAATGGAAGATATAATAAGTGAAGATGACTGTGAGGCTCTGAGGAAAAAACAGAAAGTTGAAAATCTAGAAGAGCCAAGGCCTTGGATGGTCATTAATGAGGACATTGTGGAGTCGATTATAAGTCATCTTCATCCGGTGGATTTCTCACATTTCCGTGCAGTCTGTAAAGCATATAAGGTTCCAATAATGAAGCAGATTTCTGTGGATATACGAAGTACTCATGTAACTCCATGGTTGTTGTTTTCAACAGAAAATGGTACTCACTACAATTTTGTAAACCCAATGCATAATAACGAGAAGTACTTTATGAAGCTCCCTGAGTTGCTAGCAGGTGCCGTAATTCGTTGCCAAAAGGGTGGCTGGCTATTGATGTCAAAAGCTAGGTGTACCTTATTCTTCTACAACCCCTTTACAAAAGAGACCATTCAGATTCTGGAGTTGGAAAGTGATTATGGATTTTCTGGTATTTTATTTTCCTCTTTACCAACTTGCTCCGACTGTGTAGTTTTTGGCATTacacaaaataatgaaaaaaaaatttccaTTGAGATTATCAAAAGGGGGAATGATTTTTGGGAAACTGATGAATTTGAAAATCGCGATTTGGAGAAGTACATGCCAGCTTTTAACCAACCAGTTTTTCACAAGAGCAAGTTTTACTGTGTTGATTTCAAGGGAACCTTGGGTGCTTTTGATGAG GATTTTGAGAGTTCGGCTTAG
- the LOC113283796 gene encoding F-box/kelch-repeat protein At1g57790-like isoform X1, whose product MIEMVCLDKRGYIDYLVVSINMSRLDFSKMSWVEVNSLGDKVLFLGENTNACCSAAELDLSKGCLYYTLLKDKSLYMFDVEDKCITTILPCSKLPTPWFSSEWIMMPLTVSVADGGRIMESMSSKVRQEDYTIKSKEMEDIISEDDCEALRKKQKVENLEEPRPWMVINEDIVESIISHLHPVDFSHFRAVCKAYKVPIMKQISVDIRSTHVTPWLLFSTENGTHYNFVNPMHNNEKYFMKLPELLAGAVIRCQKGGWLLMSKARCTLFFYNPFTKETIQILELESDYGFSGILFSSLPTCSDCVVFGITQNNEKKISIEIIKRGNDFWETDEFENRDLEKYMPAFNQPVFHKSKFYCVDFKGTLGAFDEVSWSWTVFNRICGFSNAAYVSFLVECEHELLLVRILGMSVMIFRLDSSKMVWRKIKSLGKHMLFINFTSCISAVPPPNSCMENKVYFPRLHD is encoded by the exons aTGATTGAAATGGTGTGTTTGGACAAAAGAGGTTACATTGATTATCTGGTtgtctcaataaatatgtcgaggTTGGATTTCTCTAAGATGTCTTGGGTGGAAGTGAATAGTTTAGGTGATAAAGTGTTGTTTCTTGGCGAAAATACGAATGCTTGCTGCTCAGCGGCCGAGTTGGATCTTAGCAAGGGTTGCCTGTATTACACATTGCTGAAAGATAAAAGTTTATACATGTTCGATGTAGAGGACAAATGCATTACGACTATCTTGCCTTGTTCCAAATTGCCAACGCCATGGTTTTCCTCGGAGTGGATAATGATGCCTCTGACTGTTAG TGTCGCGGATGGAGGAAGAATTATGGAAAGTATGTCAAGCAAAGTCAGACAAGAGGATTACACGATAAAGTCTAAGGAAATGGAAGATATAATAAGTGAAGATGACTGTGAGGCTCTGAGGAAAAAACAGAAAGTTGAAAATCTAGAAGAGCCAAGGCCTTGGATGGTCATTAATGAGGACATTGTGGAGTCGATTATAAGTCATCTTCATCCGGTGGATTTCTCACATTTCCGTGCAGTCTGTAAAGCATATAAGGTTCCAATAATGAAGCAGATTTCTGTGGATATACGAAGTACTCATGTAACTCCATGGTTGTTGTTTTCAACAGAAAATGGTACTCACTACAATTTTGTAAACCCAATGCATAATAACGAGAAGTACTTTATGAAGCTCCCTGAGTTGCTAGCAGGTGCCGTAATTCGTTGCCAAAAGGGTGGCTGGCTATTGATGTCAAAAGCTAGGTGTACCTTATTCTTCTACAACCCCTTTACAAAAGAGACCATTCAGATTCTGGAGTTGGAAAGTGATTATGGATTTTCTGGTATTTTATTTTCCTCTTTACCAACTTGCTCCGACTGTGTAGTTTTTGGCATTacacaaaataatgaaaaaaaaatttccaTTGAGATTATCAAAAGGGGGAATGATTTTTGGGAAACTGATGAATTTGAAAATCGCGATTTGGAGAAGTACATGCCAGCTTTTAACCAACCAGTTTTTCACAAGAGCAAGTTTTACTGTGTTGATTTCAAGGGAACCTTGGGTGCTTTTGATGAGGTTAGTTGGAGTTGGACAGTTTTCAATAGAATTTGTGGATTCTCTAATGCTGCATATGTTAGTTTCTTGGTGGAGTGTGAACACGAGCTTTTATTGGTGCGAATTCTAGGAATGTCTGTTATGATATTTCGGTTAGATAGCTCAAAGATGGTCTGGCGCAAAATTAAGAGTTTGGGGAAACATATGCTGTTTATCAATTTTACATCATGCATCTCAGCAGTCCCCCCTCCAAATAGTTGCATGGAGAACAAAGTCTATTTCCCGAGATTGCATGACTAA